In Heterodontus francisci isolate sHetFra1 chromosome 5, sHetFra1.hap1, whole genome shotgun sequence, one DNA window encodes the following:
- the impa1 gene encoding inositol monophosphatase 1 → MANKCATSDPWQDCMEVAVAVARKAGAVICDALRKEQTVQIKSSPADLVTETDQNVEKMIICTLKEKFPSHSFIGEESVADGAASVLTDNPTWIIDPIDGTTNFVHRFPFVAVSIGFSVNKQSEIGVVYSCVEDKMFTARRGQGAFCNGEQLKVSRQEDIRKALIVTELGSNRTPEILKTVLSNMEKLISIPSHGIRALGTAAVNMCMVATGGADAYYEMGIHCWDMAAATLIVTEAGGVVLDISGGPFDLMSRRVIAASSKAIAERIAQEVQIIPYQRDDQK, encoded by the exons GTTATTTGTGATGCCTTGAGAAAAGAACAGACTGTTCAGATTAAAAGTTCTCCTGCAGATCTGGTGACCGAGACTGATCAAAATGTAGAAAAAATGATTATATGCACCCTAAAGGAAAAATTTCCTTCCCACAG TTTCATTGGTGAAGAGTCAGTTGCAGATGGAGCAGCAAGTGTATTAACAGACAATCCAACGTGGATAATTGATCCCATTGATGGGACCACTAATTTTGTCCACAG GTTTCCCTTTGTGGCAGTCTCCATTGGCTTTTCTGTGAATAAACAG AGTGAAATTGGTGTTGTATATAGCTGTGTCGAGGACAAGATGTTCACAGCTCGAAGAGGGCAAGGTGCATTTTGCAATGGGGAGCAATTGAAAGTATCTAGACAAGAAG ACATAAGGAAAGCTCTTATAGTAACAGAGCTTGGGTCGAATCGCACACCAGAAATCTTGAAGACGGTTCTTTCAAACATGGAAAAACTCATTTCTATTCCGAGCCATGG AATTCGAGCTCTGGGAACTGCAGCTGTAAACATGTGCATGGTGGCAACTGGTGGTGCAGATGCCTACTATGAGATGGGTATTCACTGCTGGGATATGGCAGCAGCCACACTCATTGTTACTGAGGCTGGTGGTGTTGTGCTGGATATATCAG GAGGACCATTTGATCTGATGTCACGCAGAGTGATTGCTGCAAGCAGCAAAGCCATTGCAGAGAGAATAGCACAAGAAGTGCAGATAATCCCTTATCAGAGGGATGACCAGAAGTAA